A window of Thiocapsa bogorovii genomic DNA:
GGAAGGCCCCCGCCCGACGCCCCAGCACGCGTCAGACCCCCGTGGAAGCCTTTGCGACCAGCGCTATGCGCTCGCTCGGCAGCCAGATCGGTCGTCAGCTGGTTCGCGGGATCATGGGCTCGCTGACCGGCGGGGGTACGCGCGGGCGCAGCTAACCCCAGTACAGTTGACCGCTTCCCGCCCCATGCGAGGGTTTGACGCGATTGGTGATCTCGTCTATTAAATTCCTCATACGTCGGGTGGTGGCCGTTGAACGGCCGGATCCGGCGTATCGGACACACGGGACGCTCCCGAACGAGGTTCGGATGGGAAGCACAGCGCAGCGCAGGCCGCCCGAGAGTCGGGCTTGGGTTGCAGGAGCGCGCTGTTGTCCGTGGTTTGCGCTCCTGCTGCTGGCGCTGCTCCTTACGGGGGCGGGAGGAGCGCAGACGCTGGATCGGTCAAGCGCTGCGGTGGACGAAGCGACGCCTCGAATCCAGGTCATCCTGGGACGTACCTCCGCCAGCGGTCTGCAGCTGTACCGCGTGACCGGACTGAAACAAGGCGACATGCTGTATGTCCACGCCGAGTCGACCTCCGGTAACTTAGACCCCTTGGTCGCCCTTCTCAAGCCGGGGATCAACCTCGCGGAGCTCGCCAGGGAGCCGCTGGAGGCGTTGATCGCGACCCTGTCTCTCCGTCACGACTCGATCGAAATCACCCGGCTGCTGTTTGATCGGTACGCGCTTGCAGGAAACGACGACTACGAAGGACATTATTCCGCCGCTCTCGGCGTCGAGATCCCCTCGGACGGAGACTACTGGCTGGTTGTCGGCAGCTCCCTGGTCCGCAGCTCCTCCGGCAGCTACCGGCTCATGGTCGGCATCGATGAGCCGGACGTCCTCTCGGGTCGCCCGGAAAGCAGCGGTCCGGCGTTCGTCTTCGCCGAGCGGGATGCGGGTGCGCTGGAGCCGGGCGTCGTTTCGGTCACCGGCGAGCTGACGTCGGACCAGGTGGTCCGGTTCTATCACTTGGCGGATCTGGCCAAGGAGCAGACATTCTACGCTTTCGCGGAGGCGACGACGGGCAACCTCAAGCCGGTGCTGACACTCTACGATTACAGCGACAAGGCGGTGGCCCGCGCCAACTTTGCGGGGACCGAATCCCGAGCGGCGCTCGTCTATACGTTGCCGCGTCAAGCCGAAGGCTACCGACTCGGAATCTCCAATCAGGATCTCGCAGGCAATGCAACCGAGGGCGGCTTCCGGCTGCTGATGGGGCTGAACGCCCCCGAGGTGTTGCGCGGCAAAGGGGAGCCGACCGGCGCGGCGCTCTTACGAGAGCCGATTCCCGTGCGCATCGGCGTGAAGCTGCAGCAGATTACGGCGGTGGATCAGAAGGCGGAGAACTACGGGGTCGTCGCCACGCTCGTGATGCACTGGACCGACCCCGCGCTGGCCTTCAACCCCGAGACGATCAATGATCG
This region includes:
- a CDS encoding ligand-gated ion channel; translation: MGSTAQRRPPESRAWVAGARCCPWFALLLLALLLTGAGGAQTLDRSSAAVDEATPRIQVILGRTSASGLQLYRVTGLKQGDMLYVHAESTSGNLDPLVALLKPGINLAELAREPLEALIATLSLRHDSIEITRLLFDRYALAGNDDYEGHYSAALGVEIPSDGDYWLVVGSSLVRSSSGSYRLMVGIDEPDVLSGRPESSGPAFVFAERDAGALEPGVVSVTGELTSDQVVRFYHLADLAKEQTFYAFAEATTGNLKPVLTLYDYSDKAVARANFAGTESRAALVYTLPRQAEGYRLGISNQDLAGNATEGGFRLLMGLNAPEVLRGKGEPTGAALLREPIPVRIGVKLQQITAVDQKAENYGVVATLVMHWTDPALAFNPETINDRFKILTGDAFSAEMSRLGLLWPQYTVFNQQGNRWVQNRVVVVRPDGETVYLERFSTTLQAPDFDFRNFPFDVQKFFIRIDLLTPEWLFQLREIEGYSEVGDTLGEEEWVVTDFVTRFSRGEILQRPVSRFDFEFWAKRHVEYYFFRILLPLIVIIAVSWILFFLKDYAKRVDAAGANLLLFIAFNFAISSDLPRLGYLTFLDTLLISAFLVTAIVLILSVYLRRQDMKGRSAFVAKVDRYVITFYPLAYIATIVAVTLLFR